The Leptidea sinapis chromosome 10, ilLepSina1.1, whole genome shotgun sequence sequence TGTTTTTACACTTTTgcctatattaaaaaataccgtttttCTGTAACAAAAACATGTGTGTCTAACAATATATCGGAACCACTTGATGTACCCAGAGTACGATCAGATTCGGGTTACACCTTCTATTTACCTCTATAATAGAAGCGCTATAGGCAACCAGACATCCCAATGATGCGTgtccaattttgatttgatgatCCCAATATATGCGTCAGCTAGTGGTTTAATGTTAGATAAATtaatgtctagatagactgtgacagctgtgaaaatgtcgaaaaaaattgaggtttacTGTTAACCTCtcttttgagcaatgcacgcacactcaaGATTTCCTCGCGCTAGAAGGTCGTCAACGTTTCCAACTGAAGTTAACATCGCAAAAGTGAAGGAAATAGTGACTGAAAATTGGGGATTTTCAGTCAGTATTAATATTTCAGAGCGATAGAGGGCATCCTAGAACGAGTCAATTTCTACTCAACATTCACGAAACGCATTGTTTCTGGTAATGAGTTAACGACGGAGCATAATTTGAAGGCGATAAATTAAAGAATGAATAACTAACATTTGGtgtattatccaaatgttttgagttttcttgagtgttaattccgccaatattcgaatctcgtgccagagtttggcgagtcaacatctcctgaggatgtatcgtgtagaggcgaaacacgtgtcgaattgattgaagacgaatattggcggaattaacactaaagaaaactcaaaacatttggataacaacgaatttccgcaaaataacgcaaTTTGGTTTATTATTGATCTTTTCCTGGTTCTTTTTTGCCTTAGTGAAATTGGTGGTtagaacattttaatttttattaattaatttacctgAATGTCATTGTGAAACGTATCAAAGGAGAGCGTCTCTTCGAGTATTTTCAGTCTAAAATCATTCTTGTTCGTATATTTTAGTATCAGCTGTATAAGATTTCCAATAGAACTTAATTCACAGGTTGCCCTGCAAAgtatgtataaaaattaaacagatcTCGAGAATGCTTTATTTTAAATCGTAGGGCGTACCTACATGGGTGTCTGCTGcgaaaaaggaaaaaatgtTTTGACACAACGAAATTGATTTTCAACTGTTGAGTACCAACCTATACAATCTGTATACATAATATGTGGCGTTTCCGCATACTAATAAGACTAAACTCTAAGCCCATGGAGCTAGCGTCACCcgttgtaaaaaaaacaactttcgCTCAGCCCATAGATTAACAATATTATAGACTAACAAAACGTTGAAGTGAGAACATCACTAACTGTGAtaaagcaagatagaaaaggaaagcgaatctattgttactgtaaccgattgtTGTCTCTTTTAAGCACAGTTAAGATGAGAATAATATATCATGGATTATGTATTGAGATGCCATCATTACAAGataatgtaacaaaataatattaaaaattattcgtATCATTTACGCACCGCTGTACACTTTctcttgtatttattattgtttgtgaTGTACTGACTATCATCCTGTAAGTATCCCGCATAAGGAATTCCAGAGGATCACAGTCGCCGGGTGGAAGTGATCCGTATTGCACTAGCAACTCCTTCTGTATTGCCATGAACTGTGATTGTAGAACATCGAGCTCATCCTGTAAGTATTTAACGATAAGAAAACGACACAGAAAATGATGctagataaatattgttacagtgaCAATTTAGTTAAAGCTAGAAGTAGGTATACCTACTTTGTAAAGTGTAGGAATAAATGTTTATGAAAATGCAatgtttatgaataaataaataaaaaatctgtcaTATGGTGACGGACTAACAGCTCATATTAGTAACGATGgtgatataaaaagaaaacgaATAGTGTGAAAGTATGAACTAAGTACTtgattcaaattatttatatataatccgGTATTTAGGAGCACGCCGTTTCGCCGtgtttatttctttgaattttgctctaaaatatgattctttaggacctatgtTACAAGTAAATAGCACGAATAGCCCTGTTCTttagcacaaagatggtattaatatcggtatctgtgaatataattaaagtaGTCGCGCCGTATGTATGTCATTTGTCAAACCTTTTTAatcgcgtatgctgcagaacttaGTCTATAAGCAAATCTTCCAATCTTTAGGAGATTTGTGCAATGTTCAGAAAAGTTAAAATTTTGCATTTCCGCTAAATAAACCACCCACAAAAAAGTGTGCGCGTGTAATCGTTACGCGcgattgaaataaaacttaataagaATTAACGTTagaaataattaacagatacatatatacttttttgcgtatctgaaagctcattgacaaaatatgttattttcgtttgcccttgtttgtcccaactattctaggacatccagtatataacaaatattcttaaaaagttaaaagacaagaagatttaatttataccattaaatatatgcttacattaattaaagccgtgttattaataaataattgattaaaaataattaaattattaatatcacacatatcaatataacgttgttattgaatattaatgaatatggctctatgggctcggaccttttgcctgtccgatggacgaagaaaaattaacgaatgtcgcaaacgtcagactgagaacttttctttattatttattagaaagtagtcataaatgaacaaatacacttaaagattttcagaaaatattactgagcaatttgatacaattttttaaaccattaaattataatggttaaaaattgtttcaattgacttttatTTGCCGGAAGTACTATAGTTACatccgtcagaaaaatattctgagttacccccaagtcacaaGTTaccgcctaaagaagttttacttcaaaattcaaatacttaTATACCGTCCGCAAGGCAGTGTAGATATCTGGGCTTTGGCAATTGCGCGAATAGATTGTtgttacacaaaaataaaaatattattacatcttAGAGTGGTCCGGTATGTATAATGTACTTACATGattagtaaatttaaataattttaaccaatatttacgtatgtatgtgtgtgtatgtatatatttgtatgtacatatatacaaagAACTAATTATACCTATGTGCGGGTCGGTCTCACAGTCACACATATAAAACtagtttatgaaataattaattttgaaaataaacgttttttataTGCATTGTATGATGATGATGTTTTagcctaatttatttatttatttacaagtaggtacaataacagataacaagataaaactatcatctgATAACAAGcacagcatatttttatgatcctgagatctaattaaaattgtacacatcattcaccaaatacagtaaaaaaaattaaaaattaataagtggacacaatagtaattacagtatagcgaaatttagttaaacattaaattattttacgtaaactagaaagttttataaagagtatttttaaaaatgtctacatttgtaaagaatatatcaaaatcagcacacacttcgttaaattctctacaaattctcataatcgggttgttatgcgatacattattatttgaggaattgatcgaaaataaacATGGAATACACACAGATCGTACATGAAACTTTACTCAAATTAAACATACCTCTAGACTTTTCAATTTCATTCTCTCCTTTGCGTGTGTTTCGATACACTTGAGAAACTTGTGTATGATTTGTTTTGTTGTATCAATACTCAATTTAAAGATTATAGACTCTTCAATATCATTGTTattcttttgtattttatgCAGAATATAATCCAAGAGCGGTCCAATTTCAGTAAAATCGCTCGCCTCTACGACGTAAGTTTCTTGTGTAGTTTTAAGTGTCACAGTTTTGTTTGTCGATCTATATAGAAATGTTATAGTATTGTCTGTACTCTCTGAAAGCTGATTTTCGAAACCTGAAAATACGacaaaataaggactccgtgtcaccttacataaaaggtagcaccaaaacaagccgattaacgtgtaaatacatagccccacgcacacctACTACTAccggccgataggcggccattatgagaataatTGTCATCGTCTTTGACAGATCAGTATTCAGTTtgcgtcaataaaatatttttaaaatgccgtcgtcgtgcgttgtgaagaagtgtaaaaacgatagtatataagtatttgtggccatatatgattatttaagggaaaaaaaattgtgtaactagtatcccccgtaaccgcacacacactagaataacggtgcttcacttgctaatatcactgcgcggagtcctttttttactcatccgtgggaataacatattttatttaagagatATAGGTTTTTAGATCAATGTATGGAAATAATTACAAGTTAACAAAACGTTGGCTTATTACATACTGAATACATGAATGAACGTAACTAAAGTCTGTCCGTCAATAgtgttcaaattaaaaacaaatcaaaaccAGCTTATTATTTTCCAAGATACTACAAGTTGGGATGGCCTTGAGCTTCACAACATGCTGTGAACCTCATATCATAAAACCACAGTAATGTTATCATACAGTATTCTAACTCGGCCCTGACCTTAAAATGAAATACCTGAAGCAGCTTGTGTCCGAGTGGTGCGTAAGCAGTGATAGGGCTGTCCGCCTAGAGTTTATCAATTTCATCTACTTTCTTGAAGTTCTTTCTAGTTTTGTGTTGTGTTTTagtgattgtaaatattatatttttaattaaaaaatgtgaaTGAAGTAGGAAGTGTTCATTAATAAGACAAGCTTTATTCCAGAAGAGAATCCTCTACTTTACACGCCTTCTGCGAGGCAATAAAAAGAAAAGGCTACAAAAATAAGGATTTATTTAGTCAATAATttgtacttaaatattaataatgtaactcATCTATTCATCatcaatattacataataaatgatGAATACCTAAAATGGTACctacaataattgttaattttgtcGGTTAAGGCATACTAGTAATACCTAAAGCgtcttatttaataaactcgGACTCAAAGCACTATTCTATAAAAGAATTCTGCAATAGCACGTTCAGAAAGTCAACATAACGTTCGTTTGTCACTGCGTCACATTCGCGAATGTCAGGTGTACCGAGTGTCTATCGAACTCGAGTAACGTAGGTATAACTTGCGTTCCGACCGCTTGTATGAAGATAGAATACTATATGATAACGTTACCGAGATAAAGCTCAGTTCGTGTGCTGATAAGCGACGTCCGTCCGTTGtgataaaatttaagaaaagcAATCCAACCAAAAGTATTATCAAATACAGACCTCTTAGAGAATATTGCTAAAACAAGAAAACCTCAATAAAAACAGTTACGACAATTCGTACCTTTAAACATTGTTTCTGGATTAAATTTTCGCTCAGATGAAAACTCCACTTTACAAGCGTTGTTGATACTGGCTTTAACTGGATAAGCATATAGTATTAACGGTAAGAACATTATTCGATCGAATACATACATTTTACCAACACAATCTGTGattgtacacattactgtgacCGCTGTATTTGAAACATCGAAATTATTTGAAACAAATACATGTGTTTCAATTATTTCAGTTCCattaatattttccaaaaaaattgtAGAATCTGATATCTTAAATGGATAACTGCAAGTATATGTAATTTGTACATTTTGCCATTGTTTTGGATCTTCAAAGTTCAACACTGTTATAACAGGGCATTGAAATAATGATTGATCATCATCAACTTCAGTTATGCCATAATTAACTTTCTCAAATGGTTTTCCAATTTCaacatttattgaaaaattttctTTGATAGATTGGTCGTCAATTTCATCTGAAaattttagataaaataatattttgtgctTTTCAATCAGTAGTATAAGgctaaacaattttaatttgaacagAAACAGTCAGAAAGCAATGCCATGCATCGCCCTCAGGAGAAGAGCATGGCAGAACGTCGTGTTACCTACAAATATAACTTAACATTACGGCAAATGTTCTAAACTATATCCTAAAAGTGGAAGGTTGCCATTGGGCCATGACTctgaatatattaaattaaaaagagcacaaaaagaatactgggagagttttaTGCGCCGAATTCTAAAGGTAACAAATTTtcggaaaataaaaataaatgtcttttatacTGGCACTAAAAATtcccaaaataaaaaaattgcgtgatgcagataattataaatagtccctaaaattataaagaaaataaaacaagaagTAGAAATGTATTTCGCCGCAACAGAAATGTTGAACAAGTAacaatttgaaatgaaatttttatctGCACCTACAATAAAACTCTTTCGCTAAAATGacaatagttataattattcagATAGAGGAACTCTAAGGAACCCTTACGTAACCTGAAGTTGTTTGTAGGAATAATATAGCGGACCTCTATTGTCCACCTTCTGGATACTTCTGGATACTGATACTTCACTGCTTTCTTTCATGCAAGCTCTCTTTTTCGAAGCATGTACTCTTGGCCTGGGTACAATTAAGTATATCACCTATTTTCGTATGTTGATGAGGTTACGCCTACGTCGATCTTTCCTGACTCTTCTATCCATTCCAAAGTagatttaaagatttttttttaaagattctaCATTATAAAGTCACGTTTGGTTTTGAACCTAATCATCgaactaaatataaattcaattcGTGGCTTGTCAGTTTTGTTAAAGGAAAGATGTCCTAAATTCCTATGAGCCTTATGCTCTTGCTACGATGATTATCCTAAAAGAACCAAACTATCAACATTGTTACCTTCATCGCTCATAACTCTGCGAAGCTTGTCTTCTGCATATTTTAAGTCTTCCATATTCAACGGTTCAGCATCGTTATTCATCGACACAATATTCGAATTCAGATCTGGCTTGGTGCCCAAACAGGAGACATGAACAATCCCTCTTGTGGAAAGAGTAACTAGGCCACCAGAAATTTTCTTCAGAAAACACCTAGACAAGGCTATCGTTTTAAGTAATAAATCGCAGGACCATAATATAGTCGTTTCTTCGTAAACATATAATTTTGAATCTTCTGACGCAACCATGATGAGCAGTCGTGAGTTTGGTTCTGAAACATGTAGTAAATGTTCTTATCAATTATCAACATTGTGAGGATAACATTTTAAGGATAGGAATTGAAAACATACTAAAGTGGCTTTGTTACGCTGCTCATCGCGTTAAGATTAAGCCGTTAGAGTCCTTTATTTTCGTTATTGGTTTAGGAATAATTTTTTGAAGGAAATGATTcaaattaaagtaggtacttaacaaAATTGGCACTCGGCCTAGTTAGAGTGCACCTacaaattgtacaatattatgtaaactaaatatgaaataaacttACCATAATACCAACCGATAAGATAAGCATGAAAACAAACCGGCACAAAATCAAATCGAATCATATGTTTCATCAATCCGTTATCTTGAAAACAATAAAGATATCTTTCTCCCAGCGTTATTATATTTGAGAAATTATTGCTTGTCTGAAAGAATATAGACATAAATTGCACATTTTATGAGAAATATAACTggattttgaatttaattcaaCCAAATTACATTGTTGGCTAAAGCCGCCTACGTGAGTTTTATCACGCTGAGATGCATGTAGAACTGAAGtgcaccatttttaattcaagatatTTTTGTTACGTtggaaattaaatgagttcaaatttttgataagttattacctaagcacttcaatgtaggattatttgaaattttcttcagcagacattgaaaataattctaaatttgtGTTtgtagattataggtaccacaacggcgcctttttctgccgtgaagcagaaatgttaaagcattattgtgtttcggtctgacgggtgCTGTAGCTGGTgtaattaccgggcaaatgagactcaacatcttatgtctcaactctcaaggtgacgaacgcaattgtagttgcactggcactgcattgtaatgggcagggcgtataaattaccatccgctgaatgtccattaaattattaataaaggtttaaaaatatttagatataggCCACTATTGCCCAGTTCTGTGGGAAACAGGACAAAGGGATGATAAGACATACATGTCGTAAGAATTACGGCATGAATTTCAGTTGTATTAACACACTCGGGGCCGACCTCAAAAACAGTAGGAAATATATCCAACTATACCTACTGATAGTTTCATAAACAAGTCATTtgatttatattacaaattcaGTAGAGTATTTCATTAGTAAGTGGTGTATACTCGTACTTATTATCAAAGTCTAACGCCATGTCCACATATAACGAACTATGTCGAAAGAAAGCTAAGGAATGAATCAGACAAAGTGGgtgtattatatatatgaacGAAAAAGAAGGGGTCATATGCTGGCTATTGTTCACCGTTGGTCTTAATAATGTAGAAAAGTCCTCAGACATTGCAAAAAAAAAGGTATTGCTACGTACCCTTATAACTTGAACACTCAAGATCTCTTCTCCAGGGTTATATGTCCATTGtggaatacattttttatttgtacgaATGCTTATTTCTTCAAATTCTCTCAACTGTTGATAGCTGTAAGCGTGAATcagatgttttaaataatcctCAGCCAAACCATCTATATACATTTCCTACATGAACGTGTTCACGAACCCATTTAAAGATATCTTACAAACGGAAGAGAGCTGTCCGGTTCACAGAAGTAGAAAGAAAGAGAATTCGTTGGCTTTTGGGTGAATATACAAAAATTGGGTAACTCAATGTGTTCAGCCAATATATACagtcttattatattttttgagattacaaaatattttaaatcaatgaaAAGTCCTTTATTTGGTCACCCCTTTTCagcttttcattttaaatacaaGTTATTAAAGAAACACAATTAATGCTTAAAACGTCAGTCTTTTGGCATGTCACAATCCCGAAAACCAACAATCAAGTGACTATCTATTTAACACTATCATTGATTTATGAAAACTTACATATTTACAACAATCTGTGATGTACATAGTAATATATACTACAACTTTTATAATGCAATGttttcttctttatttaaaaaaaataggaaatttTGTGTTTGTTTCATCCGTCTTTCCGTTGTGtgttgtttaaatttgaaattagcGAAAAATATCACCGACTCAACTTCAAAACCCTGTTTgaattttaatgttggtaatgaAGTTAGTTACGGACCACACAATTTTACGGCAGCCATAACTGTTCCAGAGCTTGGGTTGTGTTTGTCGTCTAAACACGTGGTAAGTCGGTCAAAATTTCAGTGACTTTATTTTCT is a genomic window containing:
- the LOC126966485 gene encoding LOW QUALITY PROTEIN: protein PTHB1 (The sequence of the model RefSeq protein was modified relative to this genomic sequence to represent the inferred CDS: substituted 1 base at 1 genomic stop codon), yielding MSIFKVKHLWSNEKLQSEEYSEGIQSSCCIKVDKFSSHNTSDCIVVGEGQQLKIYKPNVFDSETDVILESQLDDIILQIETGKFITDSGESQILVLHPQRYAVYTLERRDGHVDEGVQNRLLPVIKHSFTRKAYNVTIGPFGSVKSRDLLCIQGLDGSLSFFDQDTFLFLCVFHDVIIPGPVCYIASSDLFVICKSTWILEIYSYQQLREFEEISIRTNKKCIPQWTYNPGEEILSVQVIRTSNNFSNIITLGERYLYCFQDNGLMKHMIRFDFVPVCFHAYLIGWYYEPNSRLLIMVASEDSKLYVYEETTILWSCDLLLKTIALSRCFLKKISGGLVTLSTRGIVHVSCLGTKPDLNSNIVSMNNDAEPLNMEDLKYAEDKLRRVMSDEDEIDDQSIKENFSINVEIGKPFEKVNYGITEVDDDQSLFQCPVITVLNFEDPKQWQNVQITYTCSYPFKISDSTIFLENINGTEIIETHVFVSNNFDVSNTAVTVMCTITDCVGKMYVFDRIMFLPLILYAYPVKASINNACKVEFSSERKFNPETMFKGTNCRNCFYXGFLSTDNTITFLYRSTNKTVTLKTTQETYVVEASDFTEIGPLLDYILHKIQKNNNDIEESIIFKLSIDTTKQIIHKFLKCIETHAKERMKLKSLEDELDVLQSQFMAIQKELLVQYGSLPPGDCDPLEFLMRDTYRMIVSTSQTIINTRESVQRATCELSSIGNLIQLILKYTNKNDFRLKILEETLSFDTFHNDIQEWEESVTQAFKYMINNVLKKSEKDKEKLSLLSDQDILSQTNIKKFIRQIRLILESIFTTLSDEVEDEKKITRIEEFVELI